The following is a genomic window from Bacillus sp. V2I10.
TTCCTTAAATGCTTTTGTTTTTCTGAAATTCCAGATAGAAAGAGTTGCTACTACGATAAAGATCAAGATCGATACAACAGAAGCTGTAGCAAATTGACTTTGTTCAAGCGTCATTTTGTAAATCCAGCTGATAAGGATATCCGTTGATCCGGCATAGCTGTAATTCACGTTAACAGGATTACCTTGAGTTAATAGGTAAATAATGTTGAAGTTATTGAAGTTCCCGGCAAAGCTCATGATTAGGAGCGGAGCTGTTGAGAACATAACGATCGGCATTGTAATCTTCCAGAACTTGCTCCAAGGCGTTGCCCCGTCAACATCTGCCGCTTCAAACATTTCTTTATCAATCGTAGTCATAACACCGCTCATAAGAACCATCCAGAACGGGAATCCAAACCACATGTTAACTGTTACAAGCGTTACTTTTGCCCACATCGGATCAGACAGCCATGGAATAGCCTCAAGTCCAAGTGCTTTTAAATATTGATTCAGCGGTCCAAATTCACCGTTGAAGATATTTCTCATGATTAAAATACTGACAAATTGAGGAATAGCCCATGGCAGAATATAGATGCTGCGCCATAAGCGCTTAAGCTTAATGCCTTTATGATTGATCAGTACAGCAAAGATCAATCCCAGGAAGAATGTAGTCGCTGTTGATAAAATCGCCCATACAACTGTCCAGCCAAAAACTCCGTAGAACGTTGTGCTCCATGTTTTTAATTGGAAAAGGTTTAAGAAAGTATCAAATCCTACCCAGTCAACCAAAGCCTTTGGCGGCAAATGATTTGGACCGGAATAGTTTGTGAATGCGATCATGACTCCAAATAACAGAGGAAGAATCGTTAAAAACATTGTGAATAGAATCGATGGTGTTAAAAGGATGTAAGGAAAACCATTTTCCCATACATTAG
Proteins encoded in this region:
- a CDS encoding carbohydrate ABC transporter permease; amino-acid sequence: MRGPARIGALLSFLLMGLGQIYHRQYLKGILFILLEVYLLVFWSLPFRYAMWGLTTLGDTPQSRNGFTVIQGDHSIFLMIEGIIFLISFLLFLWVYYLNIRDAYKVGKMRERGIKPNTAKETLTNVWENGFPYILLTPSILFTMFLTILPLLFGVMIAFTNYSGPNHLPPKALVDWVGFDTFLNLFQLKTWSTTFYGVFGWTVVWAILSTATTFFLGLIFAVLINHKGIKLKRLWRSIYILPWAIPQFVSILIMRNIFNGEFGPLNQYLKALGLEAIPWLSDPMWAKVTLVTVNMWFGFPFWMVLMSGVMTTIDKEMFEAADVDGATPWSKFWKITMPIVMFSTAPLLIMSFAGNFNNFNIIYLLTQGNPVNVNYSYAGSTDILISWIYKMTLEQSQFATASVVSILIFIVVATLSIWNFRKTKAFKEEDMMS